In a genomic window of Infirmifilum sp. NZ:
- a CDS encoding GDP-mannose dehydrogenase — MSRTRILVVGLGEVGGALFEVARDSGRFEVYGYDADPAKTVHRLEEVPRPVDVLHVAIPYSASFVDHVSRYAREFRPRFVIVHSTVAPGTTRRLHGQLGLPVAFSPVRGKHPKIKEHLYFWPKWVSALPRESAEEARRHLEEMGLKVRVSEEEPEALELAKLWETVYRAVMIAAWQEVDRIARRHGVGLRTVAEFVAEVHSVLHDRPVYYPDYIGGHCLIPNTRILNEASPSKLLEFVLESNEQRLRELQDPQVRREVEELRELFLSLTKRDYYL, encoded by the coding sequence GTGTCGAGGACGAGGATACTAGTCGTGGGGCTCGGCGAGGTTGGAGGGGCGCTATTCGAGGTGGCCCGAGACTCCGGCCGCTTCGAGGTTTACGGCTACGACGCAGACCCGGCGAAAACCGTTCACAGGCTCGAGGAGGTTCCGAGGCCCGTGGACGTGTTGCACGTGGCGATACCCTACAGCGCCAGCTTCGTGGACCACGTCAGCCGGTACGCGCGGGAGTTCAGGCCGAGGTTCGTTATAGTGCACTCCACGGTCGCCCCTGGCACAACGAGGAGGTTGCACGGCCAGCTTGGCCTCCCGGTGGCGTTCTCGCCGGTGAGGGGGAAGCACCCGAAGATCAAGGAGCACCTCTACTTCTGGCCCAAGTGGGTCTCAGCGCTCCCCAGGGAGTCCGCGGAGGAGGCGAGGAGGCACCTGGAGGAGATGGGCCTCAAGGTCAGGGTCTCCGAGGAGGAGCCTGAGGCGCTCGAGCTAGCAAAGCTCTGGGAGACGGTCTACAGGGCTGTGATGATCGCCGCCTGGCAGGAGGTCGACCGCATAGCCAGGCGCCACGGCGTGGGCTTGAGGACGGTGGCGGAGTTCGTCGCCGAGGTCCACAGCGTGCTACACGACAGGCCGGTCTACTACCCCGACTACATCGGCGGCCACTGCCTCATACCCAACACCCGCATCCTCAACGAGGCCAGCCCGTCCAAGCTCCTGGAGTTCGTCTTGGAGTCCAACGAGCAGAGGCTACGCGAGCTCCAGGACCCCCAGGTGAGGAGAGAAGTCGAGGAGCTGCGCGAGCTCTTCCTCAGCCTGACGAAGAGGGACTACTACCTCTAG
- a CDS encoding protoporphyrinogen/coproporphyrinogen oxidase: MATAVDFAVLGCGWAGVLLSLKLKERFPSASLICLEASSSPGGLLRTEVVDGFTFDIGGSHIIFSRDEGLLREMLGFAGEVVPHDRLSFILYDDHRVPYPFENGIYALPPERRAELLVGFVEALLENAKSERKPRNLKEWAEWFFGPGIAGEYLIPYNEKIWKRGAEQIAADWLYTPGRLPWPDWRDVVRSGAGVPTTGYREQARFYYPLSGGIQRLFDGAAAAAERLGARVIRGFRVERLEKRDRWLINGEIEAKRVFSTLPLSSLPGILELPSDVARAASSLQYNRVVVVGVALRKEAPREHWVYVPQRDHVFHRYAWVSNYSPLNAPRGCSSLIAEVTVEPWRNLRVEEVVEETMDGLKQLGVVSESEEEVLFTRAWVHEHGYPVYTHGHAEARGKVLSYLEELGVASVGRWGSWHYWNMDRVLAEVNRLASSLSPG; the protein is encoded by the coding sequence GTGGCCACTGCAGTCGACTTCGCGGTGCTGGGTTGCGGCTGGGCCGGTGTGCTTCTCTCGCTCAAGCTCAAGGAGAGGTTTCCGTCGGCGAGCCTCATTTGCCTTGAAGCCTCAAGCAGTCCCGGCGGCCTCCTGAGGACCGAGGTTGTCGATGGCTTCACATTCGACATAGGGGGGAGCCACATAATCTTCTCTCGGGACGAGGGCCTCCTCAGGGAAATGCTTGGCTTCGCGGGCGAGGTCGTTCCTCACGATAGACTGAGCTTCATCCTCTACGACGACCACAGAGTCCCGTACCCCTTCGAGAACGGCATCTACGCCCTCCCGCCCGAGAGGAGGGCTGAGCTGCTCGTGGGTTTCGTGGAGGCCCTGCTCGAGAACGCGAAGTCCGAGAGGAAGCCCAGAAACCTCAAGGAGTGGGCCGAGTGGTTCTTCGGCCCCGGGATAGCTGGCGAGTACCTCATACCCTACAACGAGAAGATATGGAAGAGAGGCGCAGAGCAGATAGCGGCGGACTGGCTGTACACCCCCGGGCGGCTCCCCTGGCCTGACTGGAGGGACGTGGTCAGGAGCGGTGCAGGAGTCCCCACGACAGGTTACCGCGAGCAGGCCAGGTTCTACTACCCTCTCTCCGGGGGCATCCAGAGGCTGTTCGATGGTGCAGCTGCGGCGGCCGAGAGGCTCGGAGCGCGAGTGATTCGAGGCTTCAGAGTCGAGAGGCTGGAAAAGAGGGATAGGTGGCTCATAAACGGGGAGATCGAGGCGAAGAGGGTGTTCTCAACGCTGCCTTTGAGCTCCCTCCCCGGGATCCTGGAGCTCCCCAGCGACGTCGCGCGCGCGGCCTCCAGCCTCCAGTACAACAGGGTGGTTGTGGTCGGCGTTGCATTGAGGAAGGAAGCCCCGCGCGAGCACTGGGTGTACGTTCCGCAGAGGGACCACGTTTTCCACCGCTACGCCTGGGTCTCGAACTACAGCCCCCTGAACGCACCCAGGGGTTGCTCCTCGCTGATCGCGGAGGTGACCGTGGAGCCCTGGAGGAACCTGCGGGTAGAGGAGGTCGTCGAGGAGACGATGGACGGGCTAAAGCAGCTGGGCGTGGTCAGCGAGTCGGAGGAGGAGGTTCTCTTCACTAGGGCCTGGGTCCACGAGCACGGCTACCCCGTCTACACGCACGGGCACGCCGAGGCCAGGGGCAAGGTCCTCAGCTACCTCGAAGAGCTCGGGGTCGCCAGCGTCGGGAGGTGGGGCTCCTGGCACTACTGGAACATGGACCGCGTCCTGGCGGAGGTCAACAGGCTCGCGTCGTCGCTCAGCCCAGGTTGA
- a CDS encoding stage II sporulation protein M, with translation MRLKLAVLSTSLFLVGLLAGYTLPSLSPETARMVYDLLREAVLGRVGGSLKPGLGLSMLIFTNNIRVALMTLLLGFTMAMPILVVLGNGALLGLVCAMEVSMGRPPLLILASVLPHGVVEVAALVYTVSVSLELGLALWLRILRGSRELNGVLRRLPRDLVVIVALFLVAALIEGFVTPAVVAAVQSL, from the coding sequence GTGAGGCTGAAGTTAGCTGTCCTATCTACCTCCCTGTTCCTCGTGGGACTCCTTGCAGGCTACACGCTACCGTCACTCTCGCCCGAGACCGCCAGGATGGTGTACGACCTTCTACGGGAGGCTGTACTCGGGAGGGTGGGTGGTAGCCTCAAGCCGGGGCTAGGCTTGTCGATGCTGATCTTCACGAACAACATCCGGGTCGCCCTGATGACGCTCCTCCTCGGTTTCACTATGGCGATGCCCATCTTGGTGGTTTTGGGCAACGGGGCGCTTCTTGGCCTGGTGTGCGCTATGGAGGTCTCGATGGGGAGGCCCCCGCTCCTGATCCTCGCCTCGGTGCTCCCCCACGGTGTCGTCGAGGTCGCGGCGCTTGTCTACACGGTGAGCGTTTCCCTGGAGCTCGGCTTAGCCCTGTGGCTCAGGATCCTGAGGGGCTCGCGGGAGCTAAACGGTGTGTTGCGCAGGCTTCCAAGAGACCTGGTTGTCATCGTCGCCCTGTTTCTCGTAGCCGCGCTCATCGAGGGGTTTGTCACACCGGCTGTGGTGGCGGCGGTGCAAAGCTTATAA
- a CDS encoding ABC transporter permease: MSIYGELRSVALIVYRDLSRFWKYRFWLAGQIGMNLADILIYALVFNNMVNTQLIPDYFKFFTTGVIAIAAFASAFSIGREVGIEIRREYTHYLLGLPFSRTSLVAGRILGGMLRGVVYQSSFIVLAALLVGMPSPYGWLLVLFTSLALSASMSGLAIAISSSTKDFNLQATFRALTYYVFFFFSNVFYPKQVLEMRFPKPVAEAVGYTPVSLAADIYRWAFGYNTAVDVAQRVWLLSLWTGAMLLAAALIYLWNLTRK; this comes from the coding sequence GTGAGTATCTACGGCGAGCTGCGAAGCGTAGCGCTGATCGTATACCGGGACCTCTCGAGGTTCTGGAAGTACAGGTTCTGGCTCGCTGGGCAAATCGGCATGAACCTGGCGGACATACTGATCTACGCGCTCGTGTTCAACAACATGGTGAACACCCAGCTCATACCCGACTACTTCAAGTTCTTCACGACAGGGGTGATAGCGATAGCGGCCTTCGCGTCCGCCTTCTCCATCGGGCGGGAGGTCGGCATCGAGATCAGGAGGGAGTACACGCACTACCTCCTGGGCCTCCCCTTCTCCCGAACCAGCCTCGTCGCGGGCCGCATCCTGGGCGGGATGCTTCGCGGCGTCGTGTACCAGTCGAGCTTCATCGTCCTCGCCGCGCTGCTGGTGGGTATGCCTAGCCCCTACGGCTGGCTCCTCGTCTTGTTTACCTCTCTGGCCCTCTCCGCCTCGATGTCGGGGCTGGCGATAGCGATCTCTTCCTCGACGAAGGACTTCAACCTCCAGGCGACGTTCAGGGCTCTCACGTACTACGTTTTCTTCTTCTTCTCCAACGTCTTCTACCCCAAGCAGGTCCTGGAGATGAGGTTCCCTAAACCAGTCGCCGAAGCCGTGGGCTACACGCCGGTCTCGCTGGCCGCGGACATCTACAGGTGGGCCTTCGGGTACAACACCGCCGTGGACGTCGCACAGAGGGTCTGGCTACTCTCCCTGTGGACCGGGGCTATGCTCCTCGCCGCCGCCTTGATCTACCTGTGGAACCTCACGAGGAAGTAG
- a CDS encoding ABC transporter permease, translated as MSLREDLRGLWLLVLWDLNRMQRRTLFVVMRVTWFAIQVSIFGLALSAMVRFRAVAGVNLDYYHFYLFGVYTSMLFSISVSRAYDIAEEFEEGTIEYLLSLPITRRALALGRALGGGLAAFLFTLPMYAFIIYLLGDYDPAAIATSLAAALAFSVGVVGFVLSVVLSLKSSDTTDIVFGLLDAVLIRLSTVFYPAVVLSKIAPYYYSALVNPISHFADFLRTVFFFEEFKAIAVASPDLMASYILGFAVGLSTLAILVVEKAVEGGGWK; from the coding sequence ATGTCTCTCCGCGAGGACTTGAGGGGGCTCTGGCTCCTCGTCCTCTGGGACCTCAACAGGATGCAGCGCAGAACGCTGTTCGTGGTGATGCGTGTAACGTGGTTCGCCATCCAGGTCTCCATATTCGGCCTAGCCCTCTCGGCGATGGTCAGGTTCAGGGCTGTGGCCGGGGTGAACCTCGACTACTACCACTTCTACCTCTTCGGCGTGTACACCTCGATGCTATTCTCGATAAGCGTCTCGCGGGCTTACGACATCGCGGAGGAGTTCGAGGAGGGGACGATCGAGTACCTCCTCTCCCTCCCTATAACGAGGCGTGCGCTGGCCCTCGGGAGGGCGCTGGGCGGGGGGCTCGCGGCTTTCCTGTTCACACTGCCGATGTACGCCTTCATAATCTACCTGCTCGGCGACTACGACCCCGCGGCCATCGCAACGTCTCTGGCGGCGGCCCTGGCCTTCTCCGTCGGCGTAGTCGGCTTCGTCCTCTCGGTCGTCCTCAGCCTCAAGTCTAGTGACACGACGGACATAGTGTTCGGGCTGCTGGACGCCGTGCTCATACGGCTGAGCACGGTGTTCTACCCCGCGGTCGTGCTGAGCAAGATTGCGCCTTACTACTACTCAGCCCTGGTGAACCCCATATCCCACTTCGCCGACTTCCTGAGGACGGTTTTCTTCTTCGAGGAGTTCAAGGCCATCGCGGTCGCCAGTCCAGACCTAATGGCTTCGTACATCCTGGGTTTCGCGGTCGGGCTCTCAACGCTGGCCATCCTGGTCGTTGAGAAGGCAGTTGAGGGGGGTGGGTGGAAGTGA
- a CDS encoding archaellin/type IV pilin N-terminal domain-containing protein, translated as MQLYLPMRRQAVSPVIATLLLIVIAVAAAVLAYIWIIGYQGTLTQQASAQQLQERIKIEAVNYSNGNLDVYVRNIGDVAVDISAVYLIDASSGTVIANQSVTDVTLTPGGVNRVQILASNMPSAGLQSGKTYTVKVVTTKGTEATYTWTYRT; from the coding sequence ATGCAGTTGTACCTACCGATGAGGCGGCAAGCAGTATCGCCGGTTATCGCGACACTCCTGCTCATCGTCATAGCCGTCGCAGCCGCCGTGCTAGCATACATCTGGATCATCGGCTACCAGGGCACACTCACCCAGCAAGCCAGCGCCCAGCAGCTCCAAGAGAGGATAAAGATCGAGGCTGTAAACTACAGCAACGGCAACCTCGATGTGTACGTCAGGAACATTGGAGATGTTGCTGTGGACATTTCAGCCGTGTACCTTATTGACGCCAGCAGCGGCACCGTCATCGCTAATCAATCAGTCACTGACGTAACCCTCACTCCAGGCGGTGTGAATCGCGTTCAAATCCTCGCCAGTAACATGCCGTCTGCTGGCCTGCAGTCTGGTAAGACGTACACCGTGAAGGTTGTGACAACTAAGGGCACGGAGGCAACCTACACCTGGACGTACAGGACTTAA
- a CDS encoding M1 family aminopeptidase, protein MSYFKQGRGFAYPDYEPQWPPEPPFELLSVRARVKVDLENRSIEGSAVNVFRALDGIDVLQLHARDMDIRSVRVDGAVAKYFYDGDVLEVHLPRSYQRGEAFEVQVDYRAVRPKAGVWFVPTDVEGPARLAYTQGQPEDTRFWLPTYDYPNRKTTVELTVIAPSGLQVVANGTLTSKRVEGGLSEWVFRLDSRIPTYLIAFAVGDFTVVEESFDGVLLQYVVPRGREADIERSFRYTKEMIRFFEDFTGVKYPYPKYAQVCVDEFVAGGMENASVTILTSATLHDEKAHVDYRSEPLVSHELAHQWFGDLVTCRDWSHLWLNESFATLMEALWRRRELGEDEFVYDLIGMLDSYLGEYERYSRPIVTRTYRYAEELFDAHSYPKGALVLWTLMNLVGEQVFRRGVNLYLTRRREDNADTDDLRKAMEEASGRRLDWFFEQFVQNSGHPSLTVSWKWSEKEGLLELRVSQSQGEDSLPRYMLTLEVEFVGDGWKIRRAFEISEKSHYFPVKLPSQPKAVCVDPDFKLFKALSLDVGPEELVNIIRNCGKLYPRVVAVRELGKKGGARHVDELGKVLLDEAEFWGLRAEAADALRRIGGDSAARLLLDSLATVKHPRVRRAVVRALSGFRGDRFGKALAEVLRNPEESYYVRAEAAIAVAKTRYSQAFEELKKALEYPSHNHVIAASALEGLGLLGTEEALEVILPYTEPEKPLQLRTAALRALGYFAPSPRVLDVLEQASRSQHPHIRTAVVVAATRSLSPRYLGILEALRGDVSGSVARRARDAIEQIKKSMERGEEYRKLREELDKLAEEERRLAERVEKLEKRGA, encoded by the coding sequence ATGTCGTACTTCAAGCAGGGTCGGGGCTTCGCCTACCCCGACTACGAGCCGCAGTGGCCCCCAGAGCCGCCTTTCGAGCTCCTAAGCGTCAGAGCGAGAGTGAAGGTGGACCTCGAGAACAGGTCCATCGAGGGGTCTGCTGTGAACGTTTTCCGAGCGCTTGACGGCATCGACGTCCTACAGCTGCACGCGCGGGACATGGACATAAGGAGCGTGAGGGTGGACGGCGCGGTCGCGAAGTACTTCTACGACGGGGACGTGCTAGAGGTGCACCTCCCTAGATCGTACCAGAGGGGTGAGGCCTTCGAGGTCCAGGTCGACTACAGGGCTGTGAGGCCAAAGGCGGGTGTCTGGTTCGTGCCGACTGATGTTGAGGGCCCGGCGAGGCTCGCCTACACTCAGGGCCAGCCTGAGGACACGAGGTTCTGGCTCCCGACCTACGACTACCCGAACAGGAAGACCACCGTCGAGCTAACCGTCATCGCACCCAGCGGCCTCCAGGTTGTCGCAAACGGAACGCTAACCTCTAAGCGTGTCGAAGGCGGGCTGTCGGAGTGGGTGTTCAGGCTAGACTCCCGGATACCGACGTACCTTATAGCGTTCGCTGTGGGGGACTTCACCGTCGTGGAGGAGAGCTTCGACGGAGTTCTCCTACAATACGTCGTCCCGAGGGGGAGGGAAGCCGACATCGAGAGGAGCTTCAGGTACACCAAGGAGATGATCAGGTTCTTCGAGGACTTCACCGGCGTGAAGTACCCCTACCCGAAGTACGCGCAGGTCTGCGTCGACGAGTTCGTGGCAGGGGGTATGGAGAACGCCTCCGTCACCATACTAACCAGCGCAACCCTGCACGACGAGAAGGCGCACGTGGACTACAGGAGCGAGCCCCTCGTGAGCCACGAGCTGGCTCACCAGTGGTTCGGGGACCTGGTCACCTGCAGGGACTGGTCGCACCTCTGGCTGAACGAGAGCTTCGCCACCCTGATGGAGGCGCTGTGGAGGAGGAGGGAGCTCGGGGAAGACGAGTTCGTCTACGACCTCATCGGGATGCTCGACTCGTACTTAGGCGAGTACGAGAGGTACTCCCGACCCATCGTCACCCGCACCTACAGGTACGCGGAGGAGCTCTTCGACGCCCACAGCTACCCGAAGGGGGCGCTCGTCCTCTGGACCCTCATGAACCTCGTGGGGGAGCAGGTCTTCCGCAGAGGGGTGAACCTGTACCTCACGAGGCGCAGGGAGGATAACGCGGACACAGACGACCTCCGCAAGGCCATGGAGGAGGCTTCGGGGAGGAGGCTCGACTGGTTCTTCGAGCAGTTCGTCCAGAACTCCGGTCACCCGTCTCTGACCGTCTCCTGGAAGTGGAGCGAAAAGGAGGGGCTCCTCGAGCTCCGCGTCTCGCAGAGCCAGGGAGAGGACTCGCTACCAAGGTACATGCTGACGCTGGAGGTCGAGTTCGTCGGGGACGGGTGGAAGATCCGCAGGGCCTTCGAGATCTCGGAGAAGAGCCACTACTTCCCGGTGAAGCTCCCCTCGCAGCCCAAGGCGGTCTGCGTCGACCCTGACTTCAAGCTCTTCAAAGCCCTTAGCCTAGACGTCGGCCCGGAGGAGCTCGTCAATATAATCAGGAACTGCGGGAAGCTCTACCCGCGCGTCGTCGCCGTCCGCGAGCTCGGGAAGAAGGGCGGGGCAAGGCACGTCGACGAACTGGGCAAAGTGCTCCTCGATGAGGCCGAGTTCTGGGGCCTGAGAGCCGAGGCCGCGGACGCGCTCAGGCGGATAGGCGGGGACAGCGCCGCGAGGCTCCTCCTGGACTCTCTCGCCACAGTCAAGCACCCTCGCGTCCGGAGAGCCGTCGTGAGGGCCCTCTCGGGCTTCAGGGGGGACCGCTTCGGGAAAGCCCTAGCCGAGGTGCTCAGGAACCCCGAAGAAAGCTACTACGTGCGCGCGGAGGCCGCGATCGCGGTCGCGAAAACCCGCTACTCCCAGGCGTTCGAGGAGCTCAAAAAGGCCTTAGAGTACCCTTCCCACAACCACGTTATAGCAGCAAGCGCCCTCGAGGGCCTAGGGCTACTCGGCACCGAGGAGGCGCTCGAGGTAATCCTCCCCTACACCGAGCCTGAGAAACCACTGCAGCTACGCACGGCGGCTCTGAGGGCGCTTGGCTACTTCGCTCCCAGCCCTCGCGTGCTCGATGTCCTCGAGCAGGCCTCCAGGAGCCAGCACCCCCACATCAGAACAGCAGTGGTGGTTGCTGCTACGCGGTCGCTCAGCCCGAGGTATCTGGGTATACTCGAGGCGCTGAGAGGGGATGTATCGGGCTCAGTCGCGAGGCGCGCTAGGGACGCGATCGAGCAGATCAAGAAGAGCATGGAGAGAGGAGAGGAGTACAGGAAGCTGCGGGAGGAACTCGACAAACTAGCGGAGGAGGAGCGCAGGCTCGCAGAGAGGGTTGAGAAGCTAGAGAAGCGAGGGGCCTAA
- a CDS encoding ABC transporter ATP-binding protein, translating into MAGKAVEIRGFTKRFGATVAVDGLNLDIYEGEIFGLLGPNGSGKSTTLLTLATVYKPTSGDIYVFGHSVTREGDVVRKYVGIAFQEPKALWIDTPYELLLWHARVVGYSSGEAKEVVRDVMEKLNLWEHRKKQFYQLSGGTRKKLEIAKVLIQRPRIAIFDEPTAQVDVITKHALWDIIRELRDEGSTIIVATNDMFEAERICERIGIIYKGKLRALGRVDELKDQIPGGDVVEIHYEGDEAAVKRIVESLADVGKYQISDHRVRIYLNKGEERAAEIINAFTMSNLKVKRIMIQEPTLDDVFFYFTGAALRE; encoded by the coding sequence ATGGCGGGTAAAGCGGTGGAGATACGGGGCTTCACCAAGCGGTTCGGCGCGACCGTCGCGGTCGATGGCTTAAACCTCGACATCTACGAGGGCGAGATCTTCGGGCTCCTGGGCCCTAACGGCTCAGGAAAGTCCACCACGTTGCTCACGCTAGCCACGGTGTACAAGCCGACCAGCGGGGACATTTACGTGTTCGGGCATTCCGTCACGAGGGAGGGCGACGTCGTCAGGAAGTACGTCGGGATAGCCTTCCAAGAGCCGAAGGCTCTGTGGATAGACACCCCATACGAGCTCCTGCTCTGGCACGCGAGGGTCGTGGGCTACTCCTCGGGCGAGGCCAAGGAGGTCGTTAGAGACGTCATGGAGAAGCTCAACCTGTGGGAGCACAGGAAGAAGCAGTTCTACCAGCTGAGCGGGGGGACCAGGAAGAAGCTGGAGATAGCCAAGGTCCTCATCCAGCGCCCCAGGATAGCGATATTCGACGAGCCCACAGCCCAGGTCGACGTGATCACGAAGCACGCGCTGTGGGACATCATTAGGGAGCTGCGGGACGAGGGGTCGACGATAATTGTTGCCACGAACGACATGTTCGAGGCCGAGAGGATATGCGAGAGGATAGGCATCATATACAAGGGGAAGCTCCGGGCGCTCGGCCGCGTGGACGAGCTTAAAGACCAGATACCCGGGGGAGACGTGGTCGAGATCCACTACGAGGGCGACGAGGCCGCCGTCAAGAGGATCGTCGAGTCCCTCGCGGACGTGGGCAAGTACCAGATCAGCGACCACAGGGTCCGCATCTACCTCAACAAGGGGGAGGAGAGGGCCGCGGAGATCATCAACGCCTTCACGATGTCCAACCTCAAGGTTAAGCGGATAATGATACAGGAGCCCACGCTCGACGACGTCTTCTTCTACTTCACGGGCGCCGCCCTGAGGGAGTAA
- a CDS encoding amylo-alpha-1,6-glucosidase — translation MMLGERYSPVLSKAREVLLGNVKVFNGYRVVVPHLKAYPVPYCWDTAFHVLGLVHVDPALAKENIESLLLLMRDDGLIPNAPLSAGNQDLRSQPPIIHFAVEYYLRRTGDRESVRRWFPRLKQYYRWWSRNGNLHGRAKRTLSPFTGAREGDPEKEFKLAYWAVCSTGMDNHPTYDVAEGRTVKVGDYYFIEVLDPFLTASLAASARSMSIVAEELGLGDEKSFFESEHEELSNVINELFWDSEDGFYYPLTWSLQPVRVKSVQAFTMLYAEAADKGQAAKLVSHLTSEKEFWGQHGVPTVAFDDPKYMSEEPDWLYSFDPCYWRGPIWPPTTALVVIGLTNYSYRDLAISVARKWLDLMASSLNFAEYYYADGKPGITNRFNFGWTAAVTVFLGHFLAE, via the coding sequence ATGATGCTGGGTGAGCGCTATTCGCCTGTTTTGAGCAAGGCCAGGGAGGTCCTGCTTGGGAACGTGAAGGTGTTTAACGGCTACAGGGTGGTTGTGCCTCACCTTAAGGCGTACCCCGTCCCGTACTGCTGGGACACGGCATTTCACGTGCTTGGGTTGGTCCACGTTGATCCCGCGCTGGCGAAAGAAAACATCGAATCGCTTTTACTGCTGATGAGGGATGACGGGCTTATCCCGAACGCGCCGCTGAGCGCTGGCAACCAGGATCTGAGAAGCCAGCCCCCGATCATACACTTCGCGGTCGAGTACTACTTGCGCCGCACAGGCGACAGGGAGAGCGTTAGGAGGTGGTTCCCGAGGCTGAAGCAGTACTACCGCTGGTGGAGCCGGAACGGTAACCTGCACGGCAGAGCGAAGAGGACTCTAAGCCCGTTCACGGGCGCCCGCGAGGGGGACCCCGAGAAGGAGTTTAAGCTCGCGTACTGGGCTGTCTGCTCGACTGGGATGGACAACCACCCCACCTACGACGTCGCCGAGGGCAGGACCGTGAAGGTCGGGGACTACTACTTCATAGAGGTGCTTGACCCCTTCCTCACGGCCTCTTTAGCCGCGAGCGCCCGGTCGATGTCAATAGTAGCCGAGGAGCTCGGCCTGGGGGATGAAAAGAGCTTCTTCGAGTCTGAGCACGAGGAGCTATCTAACGTGATCAACGAGCTGTTCTGGGATAGCGAAGACGGCTTCTACTACCCGCTAACGTGGTCTCTCCAGCCCGTCAGGGTGAAGTCGGTTCAGGCCTTCACAATGCTCTATGCTGAAGCCGCCGATAAAGGCCAGGCCGCGAAGCTGGTAAGCCACTTGACATCCGAGAAGGAGTTCTGGGGCCAGCACGGCGTCCCGACCGTGGCCTTCGATGACCCTAAGTACATGTCTGAGGAGCCGGACTGGCTGTACTCGTTTGACCCATGTTACTGGAGGGGCCCCATATGGCCGCCCACTACTGCTCTAGTGGTGATAGGTCTTACCAACTACTCTTACCGCGACCTAGCCATCAGTGTTGCGCGAAAGTGGCTCGACCTAATGGCGAGCTCGCTTAACTTCGCTGAATACTACTACGCAGACGGTAAACCTGGCATCACGAACCGCTTCAACTTCGGGTGGACTGCAGCAGTCACAGTTTTCCTAGGACACTTCTTAGCGGAGTAG